DNA from Drosophila busckii strain San Diego stock center, stock number 13000-0081.31 chromosome 2R, ASM1175060v1, whole genome shotgun sequence:
CAACAGGatgcgccgctgctgcagccgcatGTGATAACCATAGAGCgtttggagcagctgctgcgtcgaGCCGGTGAAATCTTTGCACCTATGCACGAGGATTCACTCTCCTCAGCCAGCGAGCCGGAGCCGCAGTTGGCGCCACATCAGTATATGCTGCCACCCACTGAACAGCCTTATAATTTTTATCTGCCGCTCTTTGACTATGAAGATCCCAAGATGGATGCCAAGAGTCGACGACTGGCAAAGATAGCGCCGCCAAAACTTCAGCAGGAGCGCAATTATTATGCCGACAAGCCAAAGAAGACGCCTAAGAAATtcgatgctgctgccaagcaTGTTAACCTTAAATGGTTAAATACCTATGAGCAGGCAGTGGGTGGTCAGGCGCCCAAGGCTATTTATTTGGAGCAGGATGAGCGTAATCGTATTAACTTTGACGACTCGTTTTTTGCTGTTGATATGCATGTAAAATCACCTGATAATCAACACCAGGACGATCAGGCAGAGGACGATCTAATGGCGGCGCCTGCTCATGCCAACACGCGCTGGACGGCTGTTAACTAATTGTAGTcagttataaaaaatgcaaacatttatatttatatacacatacatacaatgaACACTAGAGCGTATTTGGTTTATAAATGCTTTGAAGCTACAAGGCTCAAATATAGGATTAATATGCTCAAAGTTAAATGGAACTGTTAGTTTACTGACTTCTTTGTTTCCTCAAAAGTTTAGCTGAAATGAATTGGAATCCACTTGAGATAAATGTTTCAGTTTGCTAAAATGTTAAAGTTAACTATTGCTCAGTGAATAAATTCttgctgcttataaaaaatacgctCTATGACACATAAAATCGTAGCAGTCAGTCCTTAAACCTGCTGCATTTGTGCAATTCCTTGACGCACAACTTTCTCAATATCATCAAGTAATCCAGAGGCACCAAAGCGGAATAGCTCAGGCTGCAGCCAGTGCATGCCAAGCGTTTCTTTAACCAGCGTCATCCAGGCAATAGCATCATCTGTGGTGCGGACACCGCCAGCGGGCTTGAGGCCTACGATAACACCAGTGCGGCGCCGGAACTCCTGTATGGCATAGATCATCACCAGACCCACGGGTAGAGTGGCATTTACTGCCTCCTTGCCAGTTGAAGTCTTGATGAAATCAGCGCCTGCCAACATGCAGACCATTGAAGCCTTGTACACCTGTaaagcagttgcaattgtAGCTCAAAGTCTTCCATAGCAGTTTTACTTACATTTTCCATAGATCCCAGTTCACCAATGGCCAAAATAGTCTTCAGATGTGCGCGTTCGCCACAAGCCTTGCGCATCATTACCACCTCATCGTAAACGCCCTGCCAGTTGCCTATGAGCGCCAGCTGGCGATTGATTACAATGTCTATCTCTGTAGCACCTGCATTTATGGCATCCTCAATTTCTTGCAGACGTGACTTCAAGCCATATTGTCCAGTGGGAAAGCCAGTAGCCACAGCAGCTATATTAATGGTCTCAACTTTGCCGTATTGCTGCAACGCCTTGTGAGCATCCGCTACACGTGCCGGATATACACAAACCGCCGCACAATGTATGTCCAAGAGTAGCTTGCTCTCAAAGCATTTCCCAAAGATTTGAGGTTCAAAGGGCAAGCAAGCACGTACACACAATCGTCGTACATTCGCTGCCGTATCATCTCCAGCCAATGTGGTCAGATCGGTTAGCATCAACGCCTTCAGCGCCCACGCAATTTTATTGGCACCTTTTACAGTAGAGCGTTGGGATGTGCTCGTTGCGATCTCCTCGATTTGCCGCAGCGAAAAGTTAATTCGCAGCAGCGAGGCAtctaaatttaagttttattactGTTGAGGATAACGAAATAAGCAATATTTACCAAAGGGCAGTGTGTGGTTTACTTTCATGATAAGAATCTGATAAGAAATGATCACCaactattttgttttcaattcaGTTGTACCGAATCGTTCAGAATAAGTTCAATTGAACTACTCACCATTCGTCGGATTAATGGAGATGCCACTGAGTTTCTCATCATTTTGCGTGCCTCGAactattaagcaaatatattttcaacttgGTGGCAACTTCTGATATATCTGTTATAAGTTTGAACGCTTGTTTTTGAAAATCATAATACTTTATGTTTTCTAATGTTTTTATGTCCCATTAGGTCGATTAGGCGATTAGGTCGTTTAAATTCATGTGGTcgcaatttataaaacactattttggtttttatctAATGTTCGTATATTGTGGATTCAATAAAAGCTcttattagtttatttgaCTTTAAGATATTATTACAAGATATaccaaatatttttactacttAATCGTTTTCTATTACTCTGCTCATGAGGGCGAATGCATTATAAGTTATCTTCATCAActaaaaaaatagaatttatttttcgcATTAGATTAAACCTATTCAATTTTGACTTACGATTTTAAAAGTATCTCGGGATATGATGATCACACCATGAGCGGTAAGATACACcggcttttgtgtttttaaaataaagaacAACAGTTGCTTTCTATAAGCAATGGAGCCATCATACCAAGTTTGACTGTAAGCAGACTTGGCCAGATTCTCGCTCTAACAAAGTGAGATGGTATTAGTAAGATGGTTGTAAAATAAACAGTTGCAGCTTACCAAATCGATCAATAACTGGCTAAAATGACACACGGCGTAGAACTGAGCAGAGCAGCTGACGAAATACATGAGATAGGATACACCTCCTAGATTAAAACCCTGAACCATTGTATAATAGGCCACACAGCACAAAATGCTGGCAGTGGTGAACAAATTATAGGCCACCAACatgccaaaaatattattgagtTCTTTGTGCATtctgcaataaacaaattttattcaaagctTGTAAGTAGTTAAAACATAGCATACCCCAGCAAATGACGATGCTTGCGCACAATATTGCTTAAGTATGCACAATCCTCGCGTTCTTGATATCTACTTGGCTTATACTGCTCCAGCTGTTGTCCCAGATAGGCAAAGTGCATGCATATTAGGGCAGAAAGGCTCATCATCCACACATCTGTACCcatattaaaattcattatgAAGTGCGTGCAAGTAAACTCTAGAAGTTGAgctaatgcataatttaaaggCGACTTTGTCTCGAAGCTAAGCTGCATGGCATAGGCACGTAGATAAGGAAACTGTGCCTCATTgcgaattttaaaatattgatagAAGTAAACAAGCACCGATTGCAATAATGGACTGAATAGTACAGTCAAAACGCTGAAGAAGAAGTATCTAAATCCATAAATGGCAGTGCGAGACCAGTAAAAGTCACCAACACGATATTTCTTGCAGCAACTCTCGACGGGATAGATGTCTCgtaatttaaaaatcagtTGCTGCAGCCGATGGCGATAGTATACAAACGAGATAATCTTTATTTCCGAGTTCAGTACCAGAAAAAAGAGCTCTGCATAGCGTATGAAGTTGGACGGATTTCCTCTTATAGTATCCCATTGAATGATGCGTAAGAACAAATAGAACACAATATACAAATgactgcaaaaacaaattgcaagaTAAACTCGCATTAGTATTTTCTGCCAGAATGGTCTGGGTGTCTCCAATATATCATAGCCCAGCGACTTGAAGATGATGTTTGGCATGTATATAAATTCCTCGTAGCTTATTATGCGTTGTTTCACGGATTTCACCATTTTAAAAGCCTTGATTTTAACCAACTATTGTCCTTAGCAGTGGACGGTGGGTTTTTATAGCTTCGGACATGGGAGggcttttaattacaaaacacTTAGCACCTAACACCTTGCGGTTACATTAATAATgcatagtttaatttattattaggtaaatggcattttcttttacaaaGTGTCATTATGTAATTGCGGTTTATAGGGAAGCACATTGGTGGGAATAGCCAAGTGATTGGAATATAGTCCAAAAATGTGGTTAGTCAatcacgtatacgccatgtttTCATGGCCAGGGCAAGCGTAATattatttgataaatattttcctGTTTCCTGTTTATAGGCTATATTGTCTTGGCTAATAAATTGgttttaataataagtttCAAAGACGCAAGAACTAAATCGCATATACTAGTTGTAAAGTCCTTGAAATGTAATcgcgtttatttttattttctatctAAAAAGCGCTTCTTCCAGCAcatgaactttatttattttttgtgcttatCTGCTTGGTACAAAGTCAAACAATTGCCAAGTGTCAACTAATACTAACGTCCACTAATCTAAAGTGCTCATTTATAAATCAGCGAATGCTTCTTAAGTCAAACACCTGACTATCTGAAACAGTTGTCTACTTAATGGGTCAACGCTAGCAGATAGATAATATTGGCAACCAGGAAGTAcggtataaaatataaacctAATGCCAATATACTACtagaaaagaatttttaaatccATTTATGGCAAGTTTTATGAACTGTTTTGCTTTGGATTATACTCGAAGGATTGTCAGCTATAGATAAGACTAAGTAATAAGCACAAAGTAGCAacactttgtttattaaattttgtaccACACTTTggttattaaatgaaataatttttgataaataagcGTACAACTGTTGTTggatttttgatttaatatttgcagaAAATATCAATTATTAACTTGAAATATTGattatcaataatatttagtaGAGCTCAATGCACtgagaaaaataatttagtaagggtgaaataatttttgagcTGATTTTGAATTGTAAGAAAAGCTTAAAGAGATCGAAAAATAACCTAATGATGATTGAATGTTAAGTATTTGGCTtgccaaacattttatttttttgagtgGAGCCCAACTTGAGGCACTATCGAAAGTTGGGCTATATAAGATAAGATGTTGACCACTTGCAATATGGACTGTGGATgccattataattataaatagtaCCTGGGTTTGACTGACAGTCAGACAAGTGGTGGCAGTGCAAGTagcagcaataacagcagcagcagcaagcaagcaaaatggCGACAGCAATACCAACCAGCTATAATGAAAAGGATAATACGTGGTGTGGCATCAAAAGGAATTCTATATTTAACTATGACGCTAATGTGGGCAAAGTCATCTTCAATACCATGAAGAATTGGCCCAAGAATGTGTGCCAggtaaactaaaaattatacTGTACCAAACAAGGATATATTACAATTTGCTAACGCAGATCAACGATGTGGATGGCGTGCAAGTGACCAATGGTCAGGGCATTACCTGGGCTATACGCATAGCGCAGTATCTTAAGAAACGTGGACTCAATCACAAGGATGTTATTGGTATAACTGGAAGAAATACGACATATATGATGCCGCTGGGCATTGCCTGTCTGATGAATGCCACGCCCTTTCACTCTGTTAGTCCCATGCTAGATCAGggtaaataacaatttatagcttggattgaaaagaatttaattagtattatatttttagatacCATTAAATACGTGTATGAGATCACAAAGCCAAGTCTGATCTTCTGCGATGGCGTTGATTATAAGAAGGTGCATGATGCCACTCAAGCCTGGCATCCGGAAATCTTTACAATCAACGATCATTTGGAAGGTGTGCCTAAAATTGAAACACTGCTGGAAGTCACCAGCACGGAAATGTCTTATCAGTACGTATAgctaaattaagtatacgacgtGAGTGTGTGCTTTATGGTGAACACTTTACAGACCGGAAGTGCTCAAGAATGGCGGCGATCAAACGGTGGCTATCTTGTGCTCCTCAGGCACCACAGGCTTGCCCAAGGCAGTCTGCATATCCAATAGCATACTCATTCAGGATAGCATGTGAGTATAgatcaaatatattaaagagCTCATATTCACTCTCATTCATATGTTGCACTTTAGGCTTGTGAATAGCGAATCCGTGGTTTATGTATCCAGCGGTCTGGATTGGATTACTGGCCTTTGGGCTTTTGTCTTTAGCACAGTCTTTGGCTGCACGCGCATTATAACCAACAAGCCATTTGCGCCCGAATATTTTTCCAAGCTTGTGAAGAAGTACAAGATCAACTACGCTGTGGTGCCGCCCAGACACTTGTCCGCTTTGATTACCTGCCCAGAGGCCACTGTGGAGGCTTTGGCGTCCCTACGCATGTTGAATTATGGCGGTGGCTTGGTATCTATGGCCACGCTGCAGGGCGCACAGGCGATTTGCAAGAATGCTATGTTCAATTCCGGCTACGGCATGACCGAGGTGGGTGCCATTACCATCAATCTCGGCATTAGCAATACTGCTTCCGCAGGCAGATTACTGCCCGGTGTGAAAATTCGCATTGTGGATGATGATAGCAAGAGCCTGGGCTACAATCAAGTGGGTGAAATCTATGTGCACACTGGCCAGGCTTGGAATGGCTACTACGGCAATCCTGTAGAGACGCGTCGCATGCAGGACTATGAGGGCTGGTTCCACACCGGCGACTTGGGCTACTTTGATGAGCAGAACTTCCTGTACATTGTGGATCGCAAGAAGGAGATTCTCAAGTATCAGGGTCTGCACTATTGGCCCACTGAGATCGAGAATGTCATAACCGAGCTGCCTGCTGTGCAGGATGTTTGCGTTGTGGGCATCTACGATGAGCGTACAGGCGATGCTGCTGGTGCCTTGGTGGTAAAGCGTACGGGCTGCGACATCACTGCCAAAGAGGTTGAGCAGCATGTGGCCAAGCGCTTGACGGGATTACAAAAGCA
Protein-coding regions in this window:
- the LOC108595103 gene encoding 4-coumarate--CoA ligase 1, with translation MATAIPTSYNEKDNTWCGIKRNSIFNYDANVGKVIFNTMKNWPKNVCQINDVDGVQVTNGQGITWAIRIAQYLKKRGLNHKDVIGITGRNTTYMMPLGIACLMNATPFHSVSPMLDQDTIKYVYEITKPSLIFCDGVDYKKVHDATQAWHPEIFTINDHLEGVPKIETLLEVTSTEMSYQPEVLKNGGDQTVAILCSSGTTGLPKAVCISNSILIQDSMLVNSESVVYVSSGLDWITGLWAFVFSTVFGCTRIITNKPFAPEYFSKLVKKYKINYAVVPPRHLSALITCPEATVEALASLRMLNYGGGLVSMATLQGAQAICKNAMFNSGYGMTEVGAITINLGISNTASAGRLLPGVKIRIVDDDSKSLGYNQVGEIYVHTGQAWNGYYGNPVETRRMQDYEGWFHTGDLGYFDEQNFLYIVDRKKEILKYQGLHYWPTEIENVITELPAVQDVCVVGIYDERTGDAAGALVVKRTGCDITAKEVEQHVAKRLTGLQKQLHAGVRFADKLPANVNGKTMRKAAREAFVALNGN
- the LOC108594805 gene encoding odorant receptor 49a — protein: MVKSVKQRIISYEEFIYMPNIIFKSLGYDILETPRPFWQKILMRVYLAICFCSHLYIVFYLFLRIIQWDTIRGNPSNFIRYAELFFLVLNSEIKIISFVYYRHRLQQLIFKLRDIYPVESCCKKYRVGDFYWSRTAIYGFRYFFFSVLTVLFSPLLQSVLVYFYQYFKIRNEAQFPYLRAYAMQLSFETKSPLNYALAQLLEFTCTHFIMNFNMGTDVWMMSLSALICMHFAYLGQQLEQYKPSRYQEREDCAYLSNIVRKHRHLLGMHKELNNIFGMLVAYNLFTTASILCCVAYYTMVQGFNLGGVSYLMYFVSCSAQFYAVCHFSQLLIDLSENLAKSAYSQTWYDGSIAYRKQLLFFILKTQKPVYLTAHGVIIISRDTFKILMKITYNAFALMSRVIEND
- the LOC108596946 gene encoding uncharacterized protein LOC108596946; the protein is MSIILFLCALSATAAATPIRRALVQQDAPLLQPHVITIERLEQLLRRAGEIFAPMHEDSLSSASEPEPQLAPHQYMLPPTEQPYNFYLPLFDYEDPKMDAKSRRLAKIAPPKLQQERNYYADKPKKTPKKFDAAAKHVNLKWLNTYEQAVGGQAPKAIYLEQDERNRINFDDSFFAVDMHVKSPDNQHQDDQAEDDLMAAPAHANTRWTAVN
- the LOC108596945 gene encoding deoxyribose-phosphate aldolase; amino-acid sequence: MKVNHTLPFDASLLRINFSLRQIEEIATSTSQRSTVKGANKIAWALKALMLTDLTTLAGDDTAANVRRLCVRACLPFEPQIFGKCFESKLLLDIHCAAVCVYPARVADAHKALQQYGKVETINIAAVATGFPTGQYGLKSRLQEIEDAINAGATEIDIVINRQLALIGNWQGVYDEVVMMRKACGERAHLKTILAIGELGSMENVYKASMVCMLAGADFIKTSTGKEAVNATLPVGLVMIYAIQEFRRRTGVIVGLKPAGGVRTTDDAIAWMTLVKETLGMHWLQPELFRFGASGLLDDIEKVVRQGIAQMQQV